One Nicotiana sylvestris chromosome 12, ASM39365v2, whole genome shotgun sequence genomic window carries:
- the LOC138883289 gene encoding uncharacterized protein, producing the protein MEIYAKAYNVKVWRVIKKGNYHLLAATPPLVDPEYIDSYTKEQMEVIQVNNKARNLFYNAISGEEYEKISSPDTTKEMWDKLEKSIEKMFARFSKIISDLKAFGKPYTSGDQVRKILRNLPTTWKTKVVTLESQDLNKLSYDELRGELIAFEKTHLKKTSQEEKRKTDAFKAPTEIAENEIDGDPEALQKEIAMLSRNMDGLMRRFMNTRNGRIRPRRSRQYNKQEKNDGKCYECGRFGHIQVDCPGLKRKISRGFNKTKYFGSWSDEDSSEHEEITNLCFMKILENEMNKSSGC; encoded by the exons ATGGAGATCTATGCCAAGGCATACAATGTTAAAGTTTGGAGAGTTATCAAAAAGGGGAACTATCACTTGCTAGCTGCTACTCCACCACTTGTCGATCCTGAATATATAGATTCATATACAAAAGAGCAAATGGAAGTGATACAAGTTAACAATAAAGCGAGAAACCTGTTTTACAATGCTATAAGTGGTGAAGAATATGAGAAAATCTCTAGTCCTGACACAACCAAAGAAATGTGGGACAAGCTTGAG AAGTCTATTGAAAAGATGTTTGCcagattcagcaaaataattagtGATCTAAAAGCGTTTGGCAAGCCATATACGAGTGGAGATCAAGTCAGAAAAATTCTCAGAAACCTACCAACCACTTGGAAGACCAAAGTAGTCACACTTGAATCTCAAGATCTAAATAAGTTATCCTATGATGAACTACGAGGAGAACTCATAGCCTTTGAAAAGACACATCTCAAGAAGACTagtcaagaagaaaaaaggaaaacagACGCTTTCAAAGCCCCAACTGAAATAGCTGAAAATGAAATCGATGGTGATCCTGAAGCTCTACAAAAAGAGATTGCTATGCTATCAAGAAACATGGATGGCTTAATGAGAAGATTCATGAATACGAGGAATGGAAGAATTCGACCTAGGCGATCCAGGCAAtacaacaaacaagaaaagaatgaTGGAAAATGCTACGAGTGTGGAAGATTTGGACACATTCAAGTTGATTGCCCAGgtctaaaaagaaaaatttccaGAGGCTTTAACAAGACCAAATATTTTGGAAGTTGGAGCGATGAGGACAGTTCAGAACACGAAGAGATAACAAATCTTTGCTTCATGAAGATTCTGGAAAACGAGATGAACAAATCCTCAGGATGCTAG